The following proteins are co-located in the Enoplosus armatus isolate fEnoArm2 chromosome 8, fEnoArm2.hap1, whole genome shotgun sequence genome:
- the kcna10a gene encoding potassium voltage-gated channel subfamily A member 10 — protein MEVALVDFESLDDLNGSLDDELDTYADETTALTVDMPPEHNSPSSNYLLRAPHLSSTPSHHSPVPSCMWESTSSSPIPQTQTLGVPQSPTMPTPSRQGRSSCASMISNWKLLLSSEGTKESETIFSRLAKECCEDLFVDKRGLDDGDQKVIINIAGLRFETQLKTLDQFPETLLGDHLKRMDYFDPMRNEYFFDRNRPSFDGILYYYQSGGKVRRPANVPLDVFADEILFYELGSEAMEQFREDEGFIKDVEIPLPDNDVYRQFWLLFEYPESSNAARGVALVSVFVIVISIIIFCMETLPEFRDDTDPIVPTALQPFNQSTVYASVAPSGVKPTTFSDPFFIIETACIAWFFFELCVRFLVCPSKKEFFHNLMNIIDIISIIPYFVTVVTELVTTPQENSGQNMSLAILRIIRLVRVFRIFKLSRHSKGLQILGQTLKASMRELGLLIFFLFIGVILFSSAIYFAEVDEPNTQFVSIPDGFWWAVVTMTTVGYGDMCPITMGGKMVGTLCAIAGVLTIALPVPVIVSNFNYFYHRETEAEDKLPLADAVEQAMKTETGTTQSSNTSLNKANGIWQTDKGK, from the coding sequence ATGGAGGTGGCCCTGGTAGACTTTGAGAGTCTGGATGACCTTAACGGCAGCCTTGACGATGAGTTGGACACCTACGCTGATGAGACCACAGCTCTCACGGTGGACATGCCCCCAGAGCACAACAGCCCAAGCAGCAACTACCTTCTGCGAGCCCCTCACCTTTCCTCAACGCCCTCCCACCACAGTCCTGTGCCCTCCTGCATGTGGGAATCCACCTCATCTTCACCCAttccacagacacagacactagGAGTACCCCAGTCCCCAACCATGCCAACTCCAAGCAGACAGGGGCGCAGCAGCTGTGCCAGTATGATCTCCAACTGGAAATTGCTGCTAAGCAGTGAGGGCACTAAGGAGAGTGAGACAATCTTCAGCCGGCTTGCTAAGGAGTGCTGCGAGGATCTGTTTGTAGATAAACGAGGGCTGGATGATGGAGACCAGAAAGTCATTATCAACATTGCCGGTCTTCGTTTTGAGACACAGCTCAAAACTTTGGACCAGTTTCCCGAGACGCTGCTAGGAGATCATTTGAAGAGGATGGACTACTTTGATCCAATGAGGAATGAGTACTTCTTTGATCGGAACCGACCCAGCTTTGACGGAATCTTGTATTACTACCAGTCAGGGGGTAAGGTCCGCCGCCCAGCTAACGTTCCCCTGGATGTGTTTGCAGATGAAATTCTGTTCTATGAGCTTGGAAGTGAGGCCATGGAGCAGTTCAGAGAAGATGAAGGATTCATAAAGGATGTTGAGATCCCTCTACCTGATAATGATGTATACAGGCAATTCTGGCTGCTGTTTGAGTACCCAGAGAGCTCAAATGCAGCCCGAGGTGTAGCAttggtgtctgtttttgttattgtcatatCCATCATTATTTTCTGCATGGAAACGCTGCCAGAATTCAGAGATGACACTGACCCAATTGTGCCCACAGCGCTACAGCCTTTCAACCAATCTACAGTTTACGCTTCTGTGGCTCCATCTGGTGTAAAGCCTACAACTTTCTCTGATCCCTTCTTCATCATTGAGACTGCCTGCATTGCATGGTTCTTCTTTGAGCTATGTGTGAGGTTTTTGGTCTGTCCTAGCAAAAAGGAATTTTTCCACAACCTCATGAACATCATTGACATTATATCCATCATCCCTTATTTTGTTACTGTGGTTACCGAATTGGTCACGACCCCACAAGAGAACTCAGGACAGAATATGTCTTTGGCCATTCTGCGTATTATACGTCTGGTCAGGGTGTTTCGTATATTCAAACTTTCACGTCACTCCAAGGGGCTGCAGATCCTGGGACAGACTCTGAAGGCCAGCATGCGTGAGCTTGGCTtgctcatcttcttcctcttcatcggAGTCATCCTCTTTTCCAGTGCTATCTACTTTGCTGAGGTAGACGAGCCTAACACACAGTTTGTCAGCATACCTGATGGCTTCTGGTGGGCTGTGGTTACCATGACCACTGTAGGCTACGGGGACATGTGTCCCATTACCATGGGGGGTAAAATGGTGGGCACCTTGTGTGCCATTGCAGGTGTCCTGACCATTGCTTTGCCTGTTCCCGTCATTGTTTCCAATTTCAACTACTTCTACCACAGAGAGACGGAAGCAGAGGACAAGTTGCCCTTGGCAGATGCTGTTGAGCAAGCCATGAAGACTGAGACAGGTACCACACAGAGTAGCAACACCTCGCTCAATAAAGCCAATGGCATCTGGCAGACTGACAAAGGGAAATAA
- the kcna2b gene encoding potassium voltage-gated channel subfamily A member 2b, with protein sequence MTVATSDPADEAAAHPGQPHDQYDPEPDHECCERVVINISGLRFETQLKTLSQFPETLLGDPKKRMRYFDPLRNEYFFDRNRPSFDAILYYYQSGGRLRRPVNVTLDIFSEEIRFYELGEEAMEIFREDEGFIKEEERPLPENEFQRQVWLLFEYPESSGPARIIAIISVMVILISIVSFCLETLPIFRNDEVEIYNAPYQSRSNATFTYDNSDYFTDPFFIVETLCIIWFSFEFLVRFFACPSKAGFFGNIMNIIDIVAIIPYFITLGTELAERPEDSQAGQQAMSLAILRVIRLVRVFRIFKLSRHSKGLQILGQTLKASMRELGLLIFFLFIGVILFSSAVYFAEADEPHSQFSSIPEAFWWAVVSMTTVGYGDMVPTTIGGKIVGSLCAIAGVLTIALPVPVIVSNFNYFYHRETEGEEQAQYLNIPSVPKASSADDLKKSGRSGSGSTLSKSDYVEIQEADNHSTEGLRPEGMKTGNCTLANTNYVNITKMRTDV encoded by the coding sequence ATGACGGTTGCTACCAGCGACCCTGCGGACGAAGCCGCAGCACATCCAGGTCAGCCTCATGACCAGTACGACCCAGAGCCGGATCATGAGTGCTGCGAGAGGGTCGTCATCAACATCTCAGGCCTGCGCTTTGAGACGCAGCTCAAGACCCTCTCCCAGTTTCCAGAGACACTTCTGGGGGATCCCAAGAAGAGGATGAGGTATTTTGATCCTCTCCGGAATGAGTACTTTTTTGACCGGAATCGGCCTAGTTTTGATGCTATTCTGTATTATTACCAATCAGGAGGGAGGCTGCGCCGGCCCGTTAATGTGACCCTGGACATCTTTTCTGAGGAGATCCGGTTTTATGAATTAGGCGAGGAGGCTATGGAAATTTTCAGGGAAGATGAAGGTTTCATAAAGGAAGAGGAACGACCTCTGCCAGAGAATGAGTTTCAGAGACAAGTGTGGCTGCTGTTTGAGTATCCAGAGAGCTCAGGTCCTGCTCGCATCATTGCCATCATCTCTGTCATGGTGATTCTTATCTCTATTGTCAGCTTCTGTCTGGAGACACTGCCAATTTTCCGAAATGATGAGGTGGAGATTTACAATGCTCCATACCAGTCCAGGTCCAATGCCACCTTTACCTATGACAACTCGGATTATTTCACAGATCCTTTCTTCATCGTGGAGACCCTCTGCATCATCTGGTTCTCTTTTGAGTTCCTAGTTAGGTTCTTTGCCTGTCCCAGTAAAGCTGGATTTTTTGGCAACATCATGAACATCATTGACATAGTGGCAATCATCCCCTACTTCATCACCCTGGGCACAGAGCTAGCAGAGAGACCAGAAGACAGCCAGGCAGGCCAGCAGGCTATGTCTTTGGCTATTCTCCGTGTCATTCGTCTAGTCAGGGTGTTTCGTATCTTTAAACTGTCGCGTCACTCCAAGGGGCTCCAGATCTTGGGACAGACTCTGAAGGCCAGTATGCGTGAGCTGggcctcctcatcttcttcctgtTTATCGGTGTGATCCTCTTCTCCAGTGCTGTGTACTTCGCAGAAGCAGACGAGCCACATTCCCAGTTCAGCAGCATCCCTGAGGCCTTTTGGTGGGCTGTGGTTTCCATGACCACAGTGGGCTACGGAGACATGGTCCCTACAACCATTGGAGGAAAGATTGTGGGGTCTCTCTGTGCAATTGCTGGCGTGCTAACTATTGCCCTGCCTGTACCTGTCATCGTGTCAAACTTCAACTACTTCTAccacagagagacggagggcgAGGAGCAGGCACAGTATCTTAATATCCCAAGTGTGCCTAAAGCCAGCTCAGCTGACGATCTGAAGAAGAGTGGTCGGAGCGGCAGTGGATCCACTCTCAGTAAATCTGACTATGTGGAGATCCAGGAGGCTGATAACCACAGCACTGAGGGCTTAAGACCAGAGGGcatgaaaacaggaaactgcACCCTGGCTAACACTAACTACGTAAACATCACTAAGATGCGTACAGATGTATAA